A single window of Candidatus Zixiibacteriota bacterium DNA harbors:
- a CDS encoding DUF2231 domain-containing protein: MRHPVSAYLVRFAVPLLLLVVTFLAPSGQLKAQTNEYCPVTTSEKADPNIYLDYEDKRIHFCCNKCKRDFIADPDEYIVSLRDVDAEPASDKLAHYAEDAEREAAKASVSDDGHNHDHAVSSADSSEGATGSLGQKVHDDTDVDLNHGSGTEPDSDHDHATDHGASISVLGFLGKLHPVAVHFPIALIIMALIFVGTKFVLGSEIFDQMAAVTMYWAAFFAVVAALLGWARASGASFPSALEEYFEWHRLLGLASTVLTVLTALVAYHWRKRDSQRSRLLFRVLLVLNVVAIGVTGHLGATLVFGPNYYGL; the protein is encoded by the coding sequence ATGAGACACCCGGTAAGTGCATATCTAGTGCGGTTTGCGGTACCCCTTCTATTGCTGGTCGTAACGTTCCTGGCACCTAGTGGTCAACTCAAGGCTCAAACGAATGAATACTGCCCTGTTACGACTTCCGAAAAGGCAGATCCCAACATCTATCTTGACTACGAAGACAAGCGCATTCATTTCTGCTGCAATAAATGTAAACGCGACTTTATTGCCGATCCTGATGAGTACATAGTTAGTCTGAGGGACGTTGACGCCGAGCCAGCGTCCGACAAGCTGGCGCACTACGCAGAGGATGCTGAGCGTGAGGCGGCCAAAGCGAGTGTATCGGACGACGGCCACAACCACGATCATGCGGTGTCTAGTGCAGACTCGTCAGAAGGAGCGACCGGGAGCTTAGGTCAGAAGGTTCACGATGATACCGATGTCGATTTGAATCACGGTAGTGGGACAGAGCCGGATTCCGATCACGATCATGCAACTGATCATGGGGCAAGTATCAGTGTCCTTGGCTTTCTTGGTAAACTACACCCGGTCGCCGTGCACTTTCCCATCGCGCTGATCATCATGGCTCTGATCTTTGTGGGAACGAAGTTCGTACTCGGTTCGGAAATATTCGACCAGATGGCGGCCGTCACCATGTATTGGGCTGCATTTTTTGCGGTGGTAGCCGCGCTGTTGGGATGGGCTCGCGCTTCAGGGGCCAGTTTCCCTTCAGCGCTGGAGGAATACTTCGAGTGGCATCGCCTGCTGGGGCTCGCCTCCACCGTGCTGACCGTGCTGACCGCATTGGTGGCATATCATTGGCGAAAGCGAGACTCGCAGCGCAGCCGACTGCTATTCAGAGTGCTGCTGGTGCTGAATGTAGTAGCAATAGGTGTGACCGGACATTTAGGAGCAACCCTCGTATTTGGCCCTAACTACTATGGTTTGTAA